In Aeromicrobium sp. A1-2, the DNA window TCATCGTGGTGGCGCTGGTCTTCACCGCGACCACCTCGATCGACTCGATGCTGGACACCATCACCCGCGGGCTCGGCCCGTTTCGCCCGATCGGCGTCAACCCTGAACGCGTCGCACTGGCCTTCTCGCTCATGATCCGTGCGATCCCAGGCATCCTGGAGATCGCGCACGAGACCCGGGCCGCGGCCAGGGCACGGGGGCTCGAGCGCAGCCCGCGCGCGCTCCTCGTGCCGATGGCGATCCGTACGGTCGCCCACGCGTACGACACCGGTGCGGCACTGCACGCGCGCGGCATCGGGGACGACTGAGGCCGCAGTCGCGGTAGCGTCTGCCGGATGGACAACTTCACGACGGCCGCAGTGGTGGTCGTGGTCCTCGTCGCGACCGCGGCCTTCGTCCGCTGGCGACTCCTGACGAGCCGCCGCACGCTCGGTTCGCCGGCTGACCGGGCGACATACCGGACACTGCACACCGCGTCGCTGGCGGCACCGGCGCTGCGGCTGGGGCTCGACAAAGACAGCGCGACCAGGGCGATCCCGCACGTCCGTGCCCTACTTGGCACCTCGACCGTCGCGATCACCGACATGCACGGACCCCTCGCGTGGGGTGGCCAGCGACGCGAGGTCGACGTCGAGGTCCTGATGTCGGACGCGCTCGCGCGGGGCACGACGCAGGCCTCGGACCGCGTCATCGTGGCTCCGCTCTCGGTCGAGCAGCGCGTCGTCGGAAGCATCGTCGTGATCAGCGACGAGGCCTCCGCCGGGCTCGTCCGCGCGACGACCGAGGTGGCCCGGTGGATGTCGAGCCAGCTCGAGCTTGCCGAGCTCTCGGAGTCCCGCACTGCCCTCATGGAGGCCGAGCTGCGGGCGCTCAGGGCCCAGATCTCGCCACACTTCATCTACAACTCGCTGGGTGCCATCGCGTCATTCGTGCGGACCGATCCCGAACGTGCGCGAGAGCTGCTGCTGGAGTTTGCGGACTTCACCCGCTACTCGTTCCGCGAGCACGGCGAGTTCACGACGCTGGCCGAGGAGCTGCGCTCGATCGAGCGCTACCTGGTGCTCGAGAAGGCGCGCTTCGGCGACCGGCTCCGCGTCGTCACCCGGGTCGCCCCCGAGGTGCTGAGCGTGACACTCCCCTTCCTCTCGGTGCAGCCTCTTGTGGAGAACGCCATCCGCCACGGGCTCGAGGCGAAGGACGGTGACGGCACGCTCACGGTCATCGCCCTCGACGAGGGCGCCGAGTGCGTGATCACGATCGAGGACGACGGGGTCGGCGCGGATCCCGACGTCGTACGGGACGTGTTGATCGGACGGACGACCAGCGGCTCGGTCGGCCTGGCCAACGTCGACGAACGGCTCCGGACGGTCTACGGCGACGAGTACGGCATCGTCGTGGAGACCGCGCCGGGGCTGGGCACCAAGGTCACGCTGCGGTTCCCCAAGTTCCGTCCCGACGTGCCTGCGGCGAGCTGACCGACTTGTGGTCCCGATCACACCCCGACAGGATCGGGACATGGCCGTGTCCCTGAACGCACTCGTGGTCGACGATGAGCAACCCGTCCTCGACGAGCTCGTGTGGCTGTTGGGGCGCGATGTCCGGATCACCTCGGTCCGGGCGGCCCGCTCGGGTGCCGAGGCCTTGCGGATGCTGGAGGCCGGCGACATCGACCTGGTGTTCCTGGACGTCGCGATGCCGGGCCTCAGCGGTCTCGACATCGCCCGGCTGCTGGGACGATTCGCGACTCCACCGCGGATCGTGTTCGTCACGGCGCACGACCAGCACGCGGTCGAGGCGTTCGAGATGAACGCCGTCGACTACCTGCTCAAGCCGATCCGCGAGGAGCGGCTGCGCGAGAGCGTGCGTCGCGCCTGCGCGGACACCGACTCGCCCGCACCCG includes these proteins:
- a CDS encoding energy-coupling factor transporter transmembrane protein EcfT, whose product is MSQFLLGNYRPGSTWVHRFPTGPKLACLAIFSIATVVVPGMWTAVAFLGAALLLAAWTRMPLRGTLRALRPLLLVIALVSAFQVWQRGWPTAIHVVAGLVAVIVVALVFTATTSIDSMLDTITRGLGPFRPIGVNPERVALAFSLMIRAIPGILEIAHETRAAARARGLERSPRALLVPMAIRTVAHAYDTGAALHARGIGDD
- a CDS encoding sensor histidine kinase encodes the protein MDNFTTAAVVVVVLVATAAFVRWRLLTSRRTLGSPADRATYRTLHTASLAAPALRLGLDKDSATRAIPHVRALLGTSTVAITDMHGPLAWGGQRREVDVEVLMSDALARGTTQASDRVIVAPLSVEQRVVGSIVVISDEASAGLVRATTEVARWMSSQLELAELSESRTALMEAELRALRAQISPHFIYNSLGAIASFVRTDPERARELLLEFADFTRYSFREHGEFTTLAEELRSIERYLVLEKARFGDRLRVVTRVAPEVLSVTLPFLSVQPLVENAIRHGLEAKDGDGTLTVIALDEGAECVITIEDDGVGADPDVVRDVLIGRTTSGSVGLANVDERLRTVYGDEYGIVVETAPGLGTKVTLRFPKFRPDVPAAS
- a CDS encoding LytTR family DNA-binding domain-containing protein, which gives rise to MAVSLNALVVDDEQPVLDELVWLLGRDVRITSVRAARSGAEALRMLEAGDIDLVFLDVAMPGLSGLDIARLLGRFATPPRIVFVTAHDQHAVEAFEMNAVDYLLKPIREERLRESVRRACADTDSPAPETQDSIAVELGGVTRFVSRRSVSYVEASGDYVRLHTADGPGHLVRVPIGTLADDWSDAGFVRIHRSHVVNLAHVREVRINGGRCSVLVPVGDDLVELVVARRHTRTLREMLHERAL